From Diadema setosum chromosome 5, eeDiaSeto1, whole genome shotgun sequence, the proteins below share one genomic window:
- the LOC140229288 gene encoding peroxiredoxin-like 2A: MAASASSAVPDRANEPYLADATLQLLGNTNLTHLNFLESDGGDGGTGKGRQLFKAKDLWRESGAVVLAVRRPGUSLCKGEARTVSSLKPELDARGIKLYAVLRESLGYEDFLPFFDGEVFLDTEMKFYGPKFRKRGFFDIFHKGVFSMGWKYRKQGIPLNLKGDGWTLGGIFVIGPGDTGLIYEYPNKTFEDTVDTKNVIEAANKIKPIAEAEN, from the exons ATGGCGGCATCTGCGTCTTCTGCCGTACCGGATCGCGCCAACGAACCGTACCTAGCAGATGCCACCCTCCAGTTGCTAGGCAACACCAACCTCACTCATCTCAACTTTCTCGAGTCAGACGGCGGGGATGGCGGCACGGGGAAGGGCAGGCAGCTCTTCAAGGCCAAGGATCTGTGGCGGGAAAGCGGTGCTGTCGTCCTGGCGGTGAGGCGGCCCGGATGATCCTTGTGCAAAGGG GAAGCCCGTACGGTTTCCTCTCTCAAGCCCGAGCTGGACGCGCGAGGCATAAAGCTGTACGCTGTCCTCCGGGAATCTCTGGGCTACGAGGACTTCCTGCCTTTCTTCGACGGAGAAGTCTTTCTTGATACAGAG ATGAAGTTCTATGGGCCGAAGTTTCGAAAGAGGGGGTTCTTCGACATATTCCACAAAGGTGTCTTCTCTATGGGTTGGAAGTACAGAAAACAAGGAATTCCTCTCAATTTAAAAG GTGATGGCTGGACTCTAGGGGGCATTTTTGTAATCGGACCCGGCGACACCGGTCTCATCTACGAGTATCCGAACAAAACCTTTGAAGATACGGTGGATACCAAAAACGTCATCGAGGCAGCCAATAAGATCAAGCCGATCGCAGAAGCAGAGAATTAA